In Pleurocapsa sp. PCC 7319, the following are encoded in one genomic region:
- a CDS encoding peptidase domain-containing ABC transporter — protein MVQNISKVSRQQINDILGHTFSESEFSNCLQQLKTIKPKVGKFWETTGAEAGVYLIVAGKVRLIDHAGELITNLKAGESFGEATFFPDRAFEPYSARAARNLELCYLPPELLLTLVQRHPQIQEHLYHQAQEFNSLVTNSNQAVAQIIPQAKPVEVSSTNTELKRVKKVNKAYFPNPSLKIGHLWQKVSRRYPFYAQQSDSDCGAACLVMIGRYWGKKFSVSRLRDIANVDRNGASLRGLAAAAESIGFTTRPVKASLDQLAKQSLPAIIHWEGKHYIVVYRITKDSVIVCDPAIGQRNFSHGEFKERWTNYTLLLQPTAFLKDAPEASTPFWQFFELVKPHGIVLLEIFIASILIQVFGLITPLFTQLLLDRVVVQQSNLTLTAVGLGLLIFGWFQVAMTGLRQYLLDHTANRVDLSLIVGFINHTFRLPLGFFESRYVGDIIARVQENRKIQRFLTGEALAIILDLLTVFIYVGLMFWYSWKMALLTLVIVPPFVILALVATPFLKRVSREIFFAHAEETGYLIQSLTGISTVKSMAVEQSVQWNWEDLFGKAIKKNFSGQVIGNRLQILSATIETTVRTALLWFGAWLVISNELTIGQLVAFNMLLVNVIKPFQRLIVLWNELQEVVIAIERINDVIDTELEENLQNSSCSSLPPLRGQIRFDNVTFRYHPESDRNTLENLSFTVEPGQTVALVGRSGSGKTTISKLLLGLYPPTEGKIYIDGYDLANISLRSLREQVGVVDQDTFLFGGTIRENISVSKPHADLEAIITAAQQAGAHEFIKDFPMAYETQIGEGGGMLSGGQRQRLAIARALLGNPPLLILDEATSSLDAESERIIQNNLEQFLHNRTTLVIAHRLSTVRKADVILVLDRGIVVESGTHEKLMAKRGHYFYLNQQQLAVVG, from the coding sequence ATGGTTCAAAATATATCGAAGGTTTCCCGTCAGCAGATTAATGATATTTTGGGACATACTTTTTCTGAATCAGAGTTTTCTAACTGTCTCCAACAGCTCAAAACAATCAAACCAAAAGTCGGTAAGTTTTGGGAGACTACAGGAGCCGAAGCTGGAGTATATCTGATTGTTGCGGGAAAAGTACGGCTAATCGATCATGCTGGAGAGTTAATTACTAACCTCAAAGCTGGAGAATCTTTCGGAGAGGCTACCTTTTTTCCCGATCGTGCTTTCGAACCATACTCGGCAAGAGCTGCTCGTAATTTAGAACTTTGTTATTTGCCACCAGAATTGCTATTAACATTAGTTCAACGACATCCCCAGATCCAAGAACATCTTTATCATCAGGCTCAAGAGTTTAATTCTCTGGTTACTAATTCTAATCAAGCTGTGGCTCAGATTATCCCTCAAGCCAAACCAGTAGAAGTTTCATCAACTAATACCGAGCTAAAGAGAGTTAAAAAAGTAAATAAAGCTTATTTTCCTAACCCCAGTCTTAAAATAGGTCATTTATGGCAAAAAGTTAGTCGTCGTTATCCTTTCTACGCTCAACAAAGTGACTCAGATTGTGGTGCAGCTTGTTTGGTCATGATTGGTCGTTACTGGGGTAAAAAATTTAGTGTGAGTCGCCTGCGAGATATTGCCAATGTCGATCGCAATGGTGCTTCTTTAAGAGGATTAGCCGCAGCAGCGGAAAGTATTGGCTTTACTACTCGCCCAGTTAAAGCCAGTTTAGATCAATTAGCTAAACAAAGTTTACCTGCGATCATCCATTGGGAAGGCAAACACTACATCGTCGTCTACCGAATAACCAAAGATTCTGTGATTGTCTGCGATCCAGCCATTGGACAGCGCAACTTTTCCCATGGCGAATTTAAGGAGCGTTGGACTAACTATACACTGTTGTTGCAGCCGACAGCATTTCTCAAAGACGCTCCTGAAGCCAGTACTCCTTTCTGGCAGTTTTTTGAATTAGTCAAACCCCATGGAATAGTTTTACTAGAAATATTTATTGCCTCGATCTTAATTCAAGTTTTTGGCTTAATTACACCTCTATTTACTCAGTTACTTTTAGACCGAGTAGTGGTGCAGCAAAGTAATCTAACTTTAACCGCCGTGGGTTTGGGATTACTAATTTTTGGCTGGTTTCAAGTTGCGATGACTGGACTGCGACAGTATCTACTAGATCATACGGCTAACCGAGTCGATCTCTCTTTAATTGTCGGCTTTATCAATCATACTTTCCGCTTACCTCTAGGCTTTTTTGAATCTCGTTACGTAGGGGACATTATTGCTCGTGTCCAAGAAAATCGTAAGATTCAGCGATTCTTGACCGGGGAAGCTTTAGCCATCATTCTCGACTTATTAACCGTGTTCATTTATGTCGGACTGATGTTTTGGTATAGCTGGAAGATGGCATTGTTAACTTTGGTCATTGTGCCACCGTTTGTCATCTTGGCATTAGTCGCCACTCCCTTCTTAAAACGAGTTTCGCGTGAGATTTTTTTTGCTCATGCGGAAGAAACAGGATATCTAATTCAATCTTTGACTGGTATTAGCACAGTTAAATCGATGGCGGTGGAACAGTCGGTACAGTGGAATTGGGAAGACTTATTCGGTAAGGCAATTAAAAAGAACTTTTCTGGACAGGTAATTGGTAACAGACTACAAATATTAAGCGCGACTATAGAAACTACCGTCCGCACCGCATTACTTTGGTTCGGTGCCTGGTTAGTAATTAGCAACGAGCTAACTATCGGACAGTTGGTGGCGTTTAATATGCTGTTAGTTAACGTGATTAAACCTTTTCAACGGTTAATTGTCCTCTGGAATGAATTACAAGAAGTAGTCATTGCCATAGAACGAATTAATGATGTCATTGATACGGAATTAGAAGAAAATTTACAAAATTCTAGTTGTTCTTCATTGCCACCGCTTCGCGGTCAAATTCGGTTTGATAATGTGACATTTCGCTACCATCCCGAAAGCGATCGCAATACTTTAGAAAATCTTTCCTTTACAGTAGAGCCAGGACAAACAGTGGCACTGGTAGGGCGCAGTGGTTCAGGGAAAACCACCATCTCCAAATTACTTTTGGGTCTTTATCCTCCTACAGAAGGAAAGATTTATATTGATGGCTACGATCTGGCTAATATCTCTTTGCGCTCCCTTAGAGAACAGGTGGGTGTTGTCGATCAAGATACTTTTCTTTTTGGGGGGACGATTCGCGAAAATATCAGCGTCTCCAAGCCCCATGCCGACTTAGAAGCAATTATCACTGCTGCGCAACAGGCAGGCGCACACGAGTTTATTAAAGACTTTCCCATGGCTTACGAAACCCAAATTGGGGAGGGGGGAGGTATGCTTTCTGGGGGTCAAAGACAGCGACTAGCGATCGCTCGGGCTTTGTTAGGCAACCCGCCATTACTGATTCTCGATGAGGCTACCAGTAGTCTTGATGCCGAGTCAGAAAGAATTATCCAAAATAACCTCGAGCAATTTCTTCACAATCGTACTACTTTAGTGATTGCCCACCGTCTTTCTACTGTGCGTAAGGCAGATGTAATTCTGGTACTGGATCGAGGAATTGTAGTTGAAAGCGGCACTCACGAAAAATTGATGGCTAAACGCGGTCACTATTTTTATCTCAATCAACAACAACTAGCTGTTGTTGGTTAA
- a CDS encoding PAS domain S-box protein, protein MTSSQKTILIVDDNLEDRHTYHRYLKQDPICTYNIIEAETGEEGLERFFRHHPDLILLDFNLPDLDGLEFVAKLKESYAQLRGSLPDRLPPIIVLTGEGNEEIAVKVMKAGVKDYLTKGNTNANSLRFTIRSVLEQVRLHQLAQRNEHKFRVSVENMLDCFGIYTSIRDENFQIIGFRPDYLNESACKNNLFDWQRQKESNTCLLNIFDFQGELFSLCCEVIETGKAVSREFFLKSQEPENQAKVFEIRIDRLEDGFIAVWRNITERKQIEKALQQSEARFRVLVTQAPVGIFQTNCQGDCVYVNPRWLEITGLSQAEALGQGWSNALHPEDKARVYQQWYETAQLGTEFTSEYRFQSPDGTITWVSGKAVIMYGDRGERIGYFGTIIDISERKRAEALSKEQKERLISINQDLEQTTSLLKKRNRELDEFTYIVSHDLKAPLRAIRNLSEWIEEDLEDKLDDDIRQNLKLLKSRVGRMQMFIQSLLKYSRVGREQSPTEIVAVKDLLMDIIDSIAPPPKFAIAIDESMPTLNTQKIALEQVFSNLISNGIKHHHSQAGKIEISATETPQFYYFAVTDDGDGIALEHQERIFGIFQTLSSRDHNESSGIGLSIVKKIVESQGGTIELESQVGKGTTFSFSWRK, encoded by the coding sequence ATGACATCTTCTCAAAAAACGATATTAATTGTTGATGATAATTTAGAGGATCGTCATACTTACCATCGCTATCTCAAACAAGATCCTATCTGTACCTATAATATTATCGAAGCCGAGACGGGAGAAGAAGGACTAGAGCGTTTTTTCCGCCATCACCCCGATCTGATCTTGCTCGATTTTAATTTGCCAGACTTAGATGGATTAGAGTTTGTAGCAAAATTGAAAGAAAGTTACGCACAGCTTCGCGGATCTCTTCCAGATCGCCTACCTCCAATAATAGTGTTAACTGGTGAAGGAAACGAGGAGATCGCAGTTAAAGTAATGAAGGCAGGGGTTAAAGATTATTTAACCAAAGGTAACACTAATGCTAATAGTCTCCGTTTCACGATTCGCTCTGTACTAGAACAGGTTCGCTTACATCAGTTAGCTCAACGCAACGAACACAAATTTCGTGTTTCTGTTGAGAATATGCTGGACTGTTTTGGGATCTATACCAGCATTCGCGATGAAAATTTTCAGATTATTGGTTTTCGTCCCGATTATCTTAATGAATCTGCTTGTAAAAATAATTTGTTCGATTGGCAAAGGCAAAAAGAATCAAATACTTGCCTCCTAAACATTTTTGATTTCCAAGGTGAACTATTTTCTTTGTGCTGTGAGGTTATAGAAACTGGAAAAGCTGTCTCGAGAGAATTTTTTTTAAAATCTCAGGAGCCAGAAAATCAAGCTAAAGTCTTTGAGATTAGAATTGATCGACTAGAGGATGGTTTTATTGCCGTGTGGCGCAACATTACCGAACGCAAACAAATTGAAAAAGCTCTACAGCAAAGTGAAGCTAGGTTTCGAGTTTTAGTAACTCAAGCCCCTGTGGGTATTTTCCAAACAAACTGCCAAGGAGACTGTGTATATGTTAATCCTCGCTGGCTGGAAATTACGGGACTTTCCCAAGCAGAAGCATTGGGACAAGGCTGGAGTAATGCTTTGCATCCTGAAGATAAAGCCAGGGTTTATCAGCAATGGTACGAAACTGCTCAATTGGGAACAGAGTTTACCTCGGAATATCGTTTTCAGTCTCCTGATGGCACAATAACTTGGGTATCAGGAAAAGCAGTAATTATGTATGGCGATCGTGGAGAGCGTATTGGTTATTTTGGCACGATTATTGACATTAGCGAGCGAAAACGAGCAGAAGCTCTATCCAAGGAGCAAAAAGAGCGATTAATCAGTATTAACCAAGATTTAGAACAGACAACTTCTTTATTAAAAAAACGTAATCGAGAACTAGACGAATTTACTTATATAGTCTCTCACGATCTTAAAGCACCTTTGCGAGCAATTCGCAATCTTTCAGAATGGATTGAAGAAGACTTAGAAGATAAACTCGACGACGATATCAGACAAAACCTGAAATTATTAAAAAGTCGGGTTGGTAGAATGCAAATGTTTATCCAGTCTTTACTTAAGTATTCACGGGTAGGACGAGAACAAAGCCCAACGGAAATAGTTGCAGTTAAAGATTTATTAATGGATATTATTGATTCTATAGCACCACCACCAAAATTTGCGATCGCTATTGACGAATCGATGCCCACTTTGAACACACAAAAAATTGCTTTAGAACAGGTTTTTAGCAATTTAATTAGTAATGGGATCAAACATCACCACAGTCAAGCAGGAAAAATTGAAATCTCTGCTACAGAAACTCCCCAATTCTATTATTTTGCAGTTACCGATGATGGTGATGGTATTGCTCTAGAACATCAAGAGCGCATCTTTGGCATATTTCAGACCTTATCTAGTCGCGATCATAATGAAAGTTCAGGCATCGGTTTATCGATTGTCAAAAAAATAGTTGAGAGTCAAGGAGGAACAATTGAGTTAGAATCTCAAGTCGGTAAAGGTACTACTTTTAGTTTTTCTTGGCGTAAGTAG
- a CDS encoding winged helix-turn-helix domain-containing protein, translated as MSQKHFQTPKDDECQAVGKYLTSFQRKLLQKSLQPELTDKQRQRIQIMLLADEGKTQAQICQELGCCQATARHWITMARTNQAHHWKSNPIGRPTLVHEEYLQRLKQLVTKSPQEVNVPNQDYQYPFKRWTAQKLSQHLHKELGIKVTPQHLNRLLKQMGLSTRPKPVVEAEGDRSSKGIQIDNLDTVSMFDTSEIWNFNPLASN; from the coding sequence ATGTCACAAAAACACTTCCAAACCCCTAAAGACGATGAATGCCAAGCTGTGGGTAAATATTTAACATCTTTTCAGCGCAAGTTGCTGCAAAAAAGTTTGCAACCCGAACTGACAGATAAACAACGTCAACGAATACAAATAATGCTTCTAGCTGATGAGGGTAAAACTCAAGCTCAAATATGCCAAGAATTAGGCTGCTGTCAGGCTACAGCTAGACATTGGATCACTATGGCAAGAACTAATCAAGCCCATCATTGGAAATCAAATCCTATTGGTCGTCCAACATTAGTACATGAGGAGTATCTACAGCGTTTGAAACAGTTAGTAACTAAAAGTCCTCAAGAGGTTAATGTTCCCAATCAAGACTATCAATATCCTTTTAAACGTTGGACTGCTCAAAAACTCAGCCAGCATCTCCATAAAGAATTAGGGATTAAGGTAACTCCTCAACATCTAAACAGATTATTAAAACAGATGGGGTTATCTACTCGACCAAAACCGGTAGTTGAAGCAGAAGGAGATCGCTCTAGTAAAGGTATCCAAATCGACAATTTAGATACGGTTTCTATGTTTGACACTTCAGAAATTTGGAACTTTAATCCCCTCGCCAGTAATTAA
- a CDS encoding HlyD family efflux transporter periplasmic adaptor subunit, producing MVNGKFPANSKDTAILPVKKRITGSKIKILLVGDSNSFGETLRNYLVHQPDFAIVGSVIDAGAALKQVENLNPNIVLMDLEIPGIQGLEATTAIAQDFPQSKTIVLSDSATELHLKKALHAGAKGYLLKTTSAEELIYGIRFVNQGYLHFSPGLFEKLESVETVILPTRQGATSSSTSLTESKPSASQSQPVSTAQTPSVTPSSSEIVLAHSTQIQLHDWSSQTKELIDNLPKVWTRGLLYFLAVFTAIALPWAMLSQVDETGTARGRLEPSGKTFILDAPVAGTVAAINIKAGEPVEAGQSLLELESDLVSAELQQLQTQLTGQQNKLNQLELLKKQLLVTVNTQEQESQAQKLEKQAQIAQARQQLQFYQKSYNSQQEEKLAQVNQAKQNVVYSQTALNSAQAILTKAQTEIDRYRQALKQGIIAEVQVVEQEDIIAERQQAFDQAQSDFQQAQLRLAEQENSYAQVVRQAESDIEQAQLQLQEQEKSDRTLTHTGKLAILRSQEQLNNIETEIATLIAEIAQSESQIASIQYQLKQRVLKAPVKGTVFNLAIAKAGEVVQPGEAIAEIAPEDSPLVVMAQMATAESGSLTKGMPVKLKFDAYPFQDYGIVTGELADISPTSELIDTEQGQVANYNLEIKLDRDCLPAASKCIALRPGDTATAEVVVRQRRIIDFILDPFKKLQQGGLEL from the coding sequence ATGGTTAATGGAAAATTTCCAGCCAACTCCAAGGATACGGCTATTTTGCCAGTTAAGAAGCGAATTACCGGGTCAAAGATAAAAATTTTGCTGGTAGGTGATAGTAATTCATTTGGAGAAACACTACGCAACTATTTAGTACACCAGCCAGATTTTGCCATAGTCGGAAGTGTTATTGATGCTGGTGCTGCTCTAAAACAAGTAGAAAATTTAAACCCCAATATTGTCTTGATGGATTTGGAAATACCTGGAATACAGGGATTAGAAGCCACCACGGCGATCGCTCAAGATTTTCCTCAGAGTAAAACAATTGTTTTAAGTGATTCGGCAACAGAATTACACCTTAAAAAAGCTCTTCATGCGGGAGCTAAAGGCTATTTACTTAAAACTACTTCAGCAGAAGAATTAATTTATGGCATCAGATTTGTCAATCAAGGTTATCTGCACTTTTCTCCAGGTTTATTTGAAAAGCTGGAATCAGTTGAAACAGTGATCCTTCCTACTCGTCAAGGAGCTACTTCCTCATCTACGAGCCTGACTGAGTCTAAACCATCTGCTTCCCAATCCCAACCTGTTAGCACTGCTCAAACTCCATCAGTTACTCCCAGTAGTTCGGAAATAGTCTTAGCACACTCTACTCAGATCCAACTGCATGATTGGTCGAGTCAAACAAAAGAACTGATCGACAATTTACCTAAAGTTTGGACACGGGGACTATTATATTTTCTGGCAGTATTTACAGCGATCGCCCTTCCTTGGGCAATGCTCTCCCAAGTCGATGAAACTGGTACTGCCAGGGGCAGATTAGAACCAAGTGGTAAAACTTTTATCTTAGATGCTCCTGTAGCTGGCACTGTAGCAGCTATTAATATCAAAGCAGGTGAACCAGTAGAAGCAGGACAGAGTTTACTAGAATTGGAATCCGATCTGGTTAGTGCCGAACTACAGCAGCTACAAACTCAGTTAACCGGTCAACAAAATAAACTTAATCAGTTGGAATTACTCAAAAAACAGCTTTTGGTAACGGTTAATACTCAAGAACAAGAAAGTCAGGCACAAAAGCTCGAAAAACAGGCTCAGATAGCTCAGGCGCGACAACAACTTCAGTTTTATCAAAAATCCTATAATTCACAACAAGAAGAAAAATTAGCCCAAGTTAATCAGGCAAAACAAAATGTTGTCTATAGTCAAACTGCTTTAAATTCTGCTCAAGCCATTTTAACCAAAGCTCAAACAGAAATTGATCGCTATCGCCAAGCTTTGAAACAAGGAATTATTGCCGAAGTTCAAGTAGTCGAGCAAGAAGATATCATCGCCGAAAGACAACAAGCCTTCGATCAAGCTCAATCTGATTTTCAACAGGCTCAACTCCGTTTAGCTGAACAGGAAAATAGTTATGCTCAAGTGGTTCGTCAGGCTGAATCTGATATCGAACAAGCTCAATTACAACTACAAGAACAAGAAAAAAGCGATCGCACTTTGACTCATACTGGTAAGCTAGCCATCTTGAGGAGTCAAGAGCAACTCAATAATATTGAAACCGAAATTGCCACCCTGATCGCCGAAATTGCCCAAAGCGAAAGTCAGATTGCCTCTATTCAGTATCAGTTAAAACAGCGAGTCCTGAAAGCACCCGTAAAAGGGACAGTATTTAACCTGGCGATCGCTAAAGCTGGGGAGGTAGTTCAACCAGGAGAGGCGATCGCCGAAATTGCCCCAGAAGATTCCCCTTTGGTAGTTATGGCGCAGATGGCAACGGCTGAAAGTGGTTCTTTAACCAAAGGAATGCCCGTCAAGCTCAAGTTTGATGCCTATCCATTCCAAGACTACGGGATTGTCACCGGGGAGTTAGCTGACATATCTCCTACCTCTGAACTGATAGATACAGAACAAGGGCAAGTAGCTAACTACAATCTAGAAATTAAACTTGACCGCGATTGCCTGCCTGCTGCTAGTAAATGCATTGCTTTACGCCCTGGAGATACCGCAACGGCAGAAGTTGTTGTCCGCCAGCGACGCATTATAGATTTTATTCTCGATCCCTTTAAGAAGTTACAACAAGGAGGTTTGGAACTTTGA